A window of the Arcobacter sp. F155 genome harbors these coding sequences:
- the ychF gene encoding redox-regulated ATPase YchF, translating to MGLGVGIVGLPNVGKSTTFNALTKAQNAEAQNYPFCTIEPNKAIVPVPDKRLDELAKIVNPDKIQHSTIDFVDIAGLVRGASKGEGLGNQFLSNIREVEVILHMVRCFDDGNITHVEGDVNPIRDIEIIETELIYADITQCEKKIEKLKKQSKASKEAAAMLVVAEALLKHLEDLQPVKTFEDIENDLFLQMDKELRFLSNKDVIYGANMDEDSLMEGTNEYVEALRAHANEVNADVITLCAKIEEELVGMDDDEAKELLTDLGVAESGLEQIIHKAFDKLGLQSYFTAGKVEVRAWTIRKNTKAPQAAAVIHNDFEKGFIKAEVISYEDFVSLGGEVKCKEAGKLRLEGKDYVVQDGDVMHFRFNT from the coding sequence ATGGGATTAGGTGTAGGTATAGTAGGGCTTCCAAACGTAGGTAAATCAACAACTTTTAATGCTTTAACAAAAGCACAAAATGCAGAGGCTCAAAATTATCCTTTCTGTACAATTGAACCAAATAAGGCAATCGTACCAGTACCAGATAAAAGATTAGACGAATTAGCAAAAATCGTTAACCCAGATAAAATCCAACACTCAACAATTGATTTTGTTGATATTGCTGGACTAGTTAGAGGGGCGAGTAAAGGTGAAGGTTTAGGAAACCAATTCTTATCAAATATTAGAGAAGTAGAAGTTATCTTACACATGGTTAGATGTTTTGATGATGGAAATATTACTCACGTAGAAGGTGATGTAAATCCTATTAGAGATATTGAAATTATTGAGACTGAACTTATTTATGCTGATATTACTCAGTGTGAAAAGAAAATTGAAAAACTAAAAAAACAATCTAAAGCTTCTAAAGAAGCCGCAGCTATGTTAGTTGTAGCAGAGGCATTATTAAAACACTTAGAAGATCTTCAGCCTGTTAAAACTTTTGAAGATATTGAAAATGATTTATTCCTTCAAATGGACAAAGAGTTAAGATTCTTATCAAATAAAGATGTAATCTATGGTGCAAACATGGATGAAGACTCTTTAATGGAAGGTACAAATGAGTATGTTGAAGCATTAAGAGCTCATGCAAATGAAGTAAATGCAGATGTAATTACTCTTTGTGCTAAAATTGAAGAAGAGCTAGTTGGAATGGATGATGATGAAGCAAAAGAACTTTTAACTGATTTAGGTGTTGCTGAATCTGGTTTAGAACAAATCATTCATAAAGCATTTGATAAGTTAGGTCTTCAATCATACTTCACTGCTGGAAAAGTAGAAGTTAGAGCTTGGACTATTAGAAAAAATACAAAAGCTCCTCAAGCAGCAGCTGTTATTCATAATGACTTTGAAAAAGGATTTATTAAAGCAGAAGTTATCTCTTATGAGGATTTCGTATCTTTAGGTGGAGAAGTTAAATGTAAAGAGGCTGGAAAGCTAAGACTTGAAGGAAAAGATTACGTTGTTCAAGATGGTGACGTAATGCATTTCAGATTTAACACTTAA
- a CDS encoding HDOD domain-containing protein → MTDTIIEKIEALPPLPKTVLDIEEFRQKNEKEAFELLQIIEKDALIISTLLKVSNSAMFGFRSKVETASKAINLLGINFTISIAIGGTVQNLLKSNLSAYGINSDDFMRASNLATTLASLWLNKVSFDLKEELVLPALLQEAGKFVLADVIDSEGKTEEFKNLISTGHTIAQAERETVGVTTSQITAKIFRHWKLSENLISVIENVDDIDKCEPACKSKSEVLDVIKTICNVTDPMSVENIEKGIAKANSYDLDIKSLKQAIEKLEDRLLDE, encoded by the coding sequence ATGACTGATACTATAATTGAGAAGATTGAAGCACTACCACCACTTCCGAAAACAGTTTTAGATATTGAAGAGTTCAGACAAAAGAATGAAAAAGAGGCTTTTGAATTATTACAAATCATCGAAAAAGATGCTTTAATAATATCTACACTATTAAAAGTTTCAAACTCAGCAATGTTTGGATTTAGAAGTAAAGTTGAAACAGCTAGTAAAGCTATTAACCTTTTAGGAATTAACTTTACAATATCTATTGCAATTGGTGGTACAGTTCAAAATCTTTTAAAATCAAACTTATCAGCCTATGGAATAAATAGTGATGACTTTATGAGAGCATCAAACCTAGCAACTACATTAGCTTCTCTTTGGTTAAATAAAGTATCTTTTGACTTAAAAGAGGAGTTAGTTCTTCCTGCACTTTTACAAGAAGCTGGAAAGTTTGTTCTTGCAGATGTAATTGATAGTGAAGGGAAGACTGAAGAGTTTAAAAACCTTATTTCTACTGGTCATACAATTGCTCAAGCAGAAAGAGAGACTGTTGGTGTAACAACTTCTCAAATTACTGCAAAAATATTTAGACACTGGAAGTTAAGTGAAAATCTTATTTCTGTGATTGAAAATGTAGATGATATAGATAAGTGTGAACCAGCATGTAAATCTAAATCAGAAGTTTTAGATGTAATTAAAACAATTTGTAATGTAACTGACCCAATGAGTGTTGAAAACATCGAAAAAGGTATTGCAAAAGCAAATAGTTATGATTTAGATATAAAAAGTTTAAAACAAGCTATTGAAAAACTAGAAGATAGATTACTAGACGAGTAA